The following are encoded in a window of Roseimaritima ulvae genomic DNA:
- a CDS encoding RNA-binding S4 domain-containing protein translates to MHDSPAPNSGAPGSDSPITIRLDDFLKFCGLVGTGGQAKVLIQNGEVQVNGQVETRRRKQLVPGDVVELLGERFEVEATE, encoded by the coding sequence ATGCATGATTCCCCCGCTCCAAATTCTGGAGCCCCGGGCTCTGACAGCCCCATCACCATCCGGCTGGACGACTTCCTGAAATTCTGTGGCCTGGTGGGCACCGGCGGACAGGCCAAAGTGCTAATCCAAAACGGCGAGGTGCAGGTAAACGGTCAGGTCGAAACACGGCGACGCAAACAGCTGGTCCCTGGGGATGTTGTAGAGTTGTTGGGCGAACGCTTTGAAGTCGAAGCCACCGAGTAG
- a CDS encoding glycine zipper domain-containing protein, whose translation MNHRYVGTMLVITALVCSSASGQANTRRGATLGGVAGAIAGGIIGENNDEAGAGAVIGGVLGAVAGGALGSAKDQEQAMQRQQYQYQQQNYQYQQQRYAEVQAAVTPADVINMTRSGLPDTVIMSHIQQRGVQRRLEVSDIISLHQQGVREPVISALQHATVGGPATQPAPQPVVVQERPVIVEQRYYTPPPAVIVPAPRYYHRPHYHGRPHHHRGGTRVGISFGL comes from the coding sequence ATGAACCATCGCTATGTTGGCACGATGCTGGTCATCACGGCCCTTGTGTGTTCGAGTGCTAGCGGCCAGGCAAACACCCGTCGCGGAGCGACTTTGGGCGGCGTGGCTGGGGCGATTGCCGGCGGAATTATCGGCGAAAACAACGACGAGGCCGGCGCGGGAGCCGTCATCGGCGGGGTGCTGGGAGCCGTTGCGGGCGGTGCACTGGGCAGCGCCAAAGATCAAGAACAGGCGATGCAGCGGCAGCAGTACCAGTACCAGCAACAGAATTATCAATACCAGCAACAGCGGTACGCTGAGGTCCAGGCAGCGGTCACGCCCGCCGATGTGATCAATATGACTCGCAGCGGGCTGCCCGACACGGTGATTATGAGTCACATTCAGCAGCGGGGCGTGCAGCGTCGGCTGGAGGTATCGGACATTATTTCCTTGCATCAGCAGGGCGTTCGCGAGCCGGTGATTTCGGCCCTGCAGCACGCCACGGTGGGTGGACCCGCGACACAGCCCGCGCCGCAACCGGTTGTGGTCCAGGAGCGGCCGGTGATCGTCGAGCAGCGATATTACACGCCGCCACCGGCGGTGATCGTGCCCGCCCCGCGTTACTACCACCGCCCTCACTACCACGGCCGCCCCCATCATCACCGCGGTGGCACCCGGGTCGGCATCTCGTTTGGCCTGTAG
- the rpsB gene encoding 30S ribosomal protein S2: MSTDTATSTNTIVQTMIESGVHFGHRTSLWNPKMAPYIFGRKNQIHILDIRETLRGLLRAKKYLQQVAANNGLILFVGTKRQAGEAVEEHCQRCGMPFVAERWLGGTLTNFRTIRSRLGRLEELETIRSGEQLDNYSKKMQSALNREYRKMYRNLNGLRSMNRLPECLVIIDPGKERNAVREAKRLGIPTVALIDTDSNPDLIDLPIPGNDDGIRSIEIIMKQLADAVIAGKGTPAEAEKAAADAGEQPAAAAEATS; this comes from the coding sequence ATGAGTACCGACACCGCTACCAGCACTAATACGATCGTCCAGACGATGATCGAATCGGGCGTGCACTTTGGACACCGCACCAGTTTGTGGAATCCAAAGATGGCTCCCTACATCTTTGGTCGCAAAAACCAAATCCACATTCTCGACATCCGCGAAACCCTGCGTGGATTGCTGCGAGCCAAGAAGTACCTCCAACAAGTGGCCGCCAACAACGGCTTGATCCTATTCGTGGGTACCAAACGTCAAGCCGGCGAGGCGGTCGAAGAGCATTGCCAACGCTGCGGGATGCCGTTTGTCGCCGAACGTTGGTTGGGTGGCACGTTGACCAACTTCCGCACCATTCGCAGTCGTCTGGGACGCCTGGAGGAGCTGGAAACGATTCGCAGCGGCGAACAATTGGATAACTACTCCAAAAAAATGCAGTCGGCTCTGAACCGCGAATACCGCAAGATGTACCGCAACCTGAACGGTTTGCGTTCCATGAACCGGTTGCCCGAATGCTTGGTGATCATCGACCCCGGCAAAGAACGCAACGCCGTCCGCGAAGCCAAACGATTGGGCATCCCGACCGTGGCCTTGATCGACACCGACAGCAATCCAGACCTGATCGATCTGCCGATCCCCGGCAACGACGACGGTATCCGATCGATCGAAATCATCATGAAACAGCTGGCCGACGCCGTGATCGCCGGTAAAGGCACGCCGGCGGAAGCCGAAAAAGCGGCTGCCGATGCCGGCGAACAGCCCGCCGCCGCCGCCGAAGCGACCAGCTAA
- the tsf gene encoding translation elongation factor Ts — translation MMAITAKDISELRKATGAGMMDCKAALKESDGDFDGALDYLRKKGQKVAAKRADRDANEGVVVALMNDAGNRGLLLAVSCETDFVAKNDDFVAFVNSLAQLAADNGVDTKEALLDLPYEGSTVREKLVEKTGVIGEKIEVSDFHVVEGENLTSYIHAGSKIGVLVSYKDGGNAEAAQFFRSVAMHIAAMSPSILRPEEFDEDFVVKETEALRAQIIAENELNEKENLGKPQKNVPQYASKRQLTAEVMAKAEEDIKAQLKAEGKPEKIWDKIIPGKLERFVADNTLLDLERCLLSQVFALDDTKTVEQAVKDLGDEAEIIEFRRVAVG, via the coding sequence ATGATGGCGATCACAGCAAAAGACATTAGTGAATTACGCAAAGCGACCGGCGCCGGCATGATGGACTGCAAGGCGGCCTTGAAGGAGTCCGACGGAGACTTCGATGGCGCGCTGGACTACCTTCGCAAGAAGGGCCAGAAAGTGGCCGCCAAACGCGCCGACCGCGATGCCAACGAAGGTGTCGTCGTGGCCTTGATGAACGACGCGGGCAATCGTGGCCTGTTGTTGGCCGTCAGCTGCGAAACCGACTTCGTGGCCAAAAACGATGACTTCGTGGCTTTCGTCAACAGCCTCGCTCAACTGGCCGCCGACAACGGTGTCGACACCAAGGAAGCTCTTCTGGACCTGCCCTACGAAGGCTCCACGGTTCGCGAGAAGCTGGTCGAAAAGACCGGCGTAATCGGCGAGAAGATCGAAGTCTCGGACTTCCATGTCGTCGAAGGCGAGAACCTGACCTCCTACATCCACGCCGGCAGCAAGATCGGTGTGCTGGTGTCCTACAAGGACGGCGGCAATGCCGAAGCCGCTCAGTTCTTCCGCTCCGTCGCCATGCACATCGCGGCGATGAGCCCCTCGATCCTGCGTCCCGAAGAATTCGACGAAGACTTCGTGGTCAAGGAAACCGAAGCCCTGCGTGCTCAGATCATCGCCGAAAACGAACTGAACGAAAAAGAAAACCTGGGCAAACCCCAGAAGAACGTTCCTCAGTACGCCAGCAAGCGACAACTGACCGCCGAAGTCATGGCCAAGGCCGAAGAGGACATCAAGGCTCAACTGAAAGCCGAAGGCAAACCGGAAAAGATCTGGGACAAGATCATCCCCGGCAAGCTGGAACGGTTCGTTGCCGACAATACTCTGCTGGACCTGGAACGCTGCTTGCTAAGCCAAGTGTTCGCACTGGACGACACCAAGACCGTCGAGCAAGCGGTCAAGGACCTGGGTGACGAAGCCGAAATCATCGAATTCCGCCGCGTCGCGGTAGGCTAA